One Pullulanibacillus sp. KACC 23026 DNA segment encodes these proteins:
- the ytxJ gene encoding bacillithiol system redox-active protein YtxJ translates to MANLREITSEDDWKALLDDSSEKPVVLLKHSTTCPISANAWNEFNHTLEELEAKGVETAYVKVIESRPVSLKIADELGVTHQSPQAILIKNKQATWNTSHWDITHDALLKEVQ, encoded by the coding sequence ATGGCAAATTTACGCGAGATCACGTCTGAGGACGATTGGAAAGCGCTTCTTGATGATTCAAGCGAGAAGCCGGTTGTTCTTTTGAAGCACAGCACAACATGCCCAATCAGTGCGAATGCTTGGAACGAATTTAATCACACATTAGAAGAATTAGAAGCAAAAGGCGTTGAAACCGCCTATGTCAAGGTCATTGAGTCCCGCCCCGTTTCACTGAAAATTGCGGATGAACTTGGCGTTACCCATCAATCCCCGCAAGCGATCCTGATCAAAAATAAACAAGCGACTTGGAATACCTCTCATTGGGACATCACGCACGATGCCCTTTTGAAAGAAGTCCAATAA
- the namA gene encoding NADPH dehydrogenase NamA: protein MGERKLFTPYTIKNMTLKNRIIMAPMCMYSCYDKSGFVNDWHITHYTSRAVGQVGLVIVEATAVTAQGRISMQDLGIWSDDHISGLKKLVELNHMNNSKIGIQLNHAGRKADIEESIIAPSALEFSDAYQTPKEMTKEDIKATVGAFKEAARRADEAGFDLIELHAAHGYLINQFLSPLSNKRTDEYGGSLENRYRFLSEVIDAVKTVWKNKPIFVRVSATDHLEGGSTPDDHVYYAKKMKEQGIDLIDVSTGAVAPAKIDVFPGYQVPYADKIKHEADIATGAVGLILNGVQAEEILKNDRADLIIIARALLRNPYWAYDAAKELGITLEGPVQYQRGWNF from the coding sequence ATGGGTGAGAGAAAATTATTTACGCCTTATACGATCAAGAATATGACGCTTAAAAATCGCATTATTATGGCGCCAATGTGCATGTACAGCTGCTACGATAAAAGCGGTTTCGTCAATGACTGGCACATCACACACTATACAAGCCGTGCGGTTGGACAGGTCGGCCTTGTGATCGTTGAGGCGACTGCTGTAACCGCACAAGGACGTATCTCCATGCAGGATCTTGGCATTTGGAGCGATGACCACATTTCAGGGCTTAAGAAGCTCGTTGAACTCAACCACATGAACAACAGTAAAATCGGGATCCAATTAAATCACGCCGGTCGAAAGGCGGATATTGAAGAATCCATTATTGCGCCATCCGCCCTCGAATTTAGTGACGCTTATCAAACGCCAAAAGAAATGACCAAAGAGGACATTAAAGCAACGGTCGGAGCCTTTAAAGAAGCCGCTCGCCGGGCTGACGAAGCAGGCTTTGATCTCATTGAACTCCACGCAGCCCACGGCTATTTAATTAACCAATTCCTCTCCCCGCTTTCGAATAAACGAACGGACGAATACGGCGGGAGCTTAGAAAACCGCTATCGCTTCTTATCCGAGGTGATTGACGCGGTCAAAACCGTTTGGAAAAACAAGCCTATTTTTGTAAGGGTTTCAGCAACGGATCACTTAGAAGGCGGCAGCACACCGGATGATCACGTTTATTATGCTAAGAAAATGAAGGAACAAGGGATCGACTTAATTGATGTCAGCACCGGTGCGGTTGCTCCAGCCAAAATTGATGTTTTTCCTGGATACCAAGTCCCTTATGCCGATAAAATAAAACATGAAGCGGATATCGCAACAGGAGCAGTTGGCTTAATCCTAAACGGCGTTCAAGCTGAAGAAATCTTGAAAAATGACCGAGCCGACCTCATCATTATCGCTCGTGCTCTCTTAAGAAATCCCTATTGGGCCTATGACGCTGCCAAGGAGCTTGGCATAACACTCGAAGGTCCTGTTCAATATCAGCGCGGATGGAATTTTTAA
- a CDS encoding alpha/beta fold hydrolase has protein sequence MSTYQQLPIKTKPKRPIRVVITTLVILICVVIIACLGLSYYITTQLIHPKHKSVTLNPGDVGLTYKNVAFKSHDGKVTLKGWEMPAATSTNKWIITSHGYTGNRLIWPTNGSPKGTPGLDLFKFLHDNGYNVLTFDYRNSGASGGTTTTVGYYEQQDLLGAIDALLKENPNAQIGLMGWSQGAATTLLTAYQSPAVKVAVADSSFSNLGSYLNTNLTHWSHLPSFPFNPLILKLWVPLSIHINPNNVSPIQSAEKYKGPLLLIASTSDGTIPYTNSQSIYQATEQGNVTFDLFHGPDHTMEFVDQPAAYEKDVLDFFKKNNF, from the coding sequence ATGAGCACGTATCAACAGCTTCCTATAAAAACGAAACCTAAACGGCCGATTCGAGTCGTCATCACCACACTTGTGATTCTTATTTGCGTAGTGATTATTGCTTGCCTCGGCCTGAGCTACTACATCACCACACAGCTCATTCATCCCAAACATAAATCAGTCACATTAAATCCTGGTGATGTCGGACTGACTTATAAAAATGTAGCCTTTAAAAGTCATGACGGAAAGGTAACGTTAAAAGGCTGGGAAATGCCTGCCGCCACGTCTACCAATAAGTGGATTATCACGTCCCATGGTTACACAGGAAATCGATTAATCTGGCCGACTAATGGCTCGCCAAAGGGAACGCCTGGTCTCGATCTGTTCAAATTTCTTCATGACAATGGCTACAACGTTTTAACCTTTGATTACCGCAACAGCGGGGCGTCAGGAGGAACGACAACAACGGTCGGCTATTATGAACAACAGGATTTATTAGGGGCCATTGATGCGCTCTTAAAAGAAAACCCAAACGCTCAGATTGGTTTAATGGGCTGGTCACAGGGCGCCGCCACGACGCTTCTTACCGCCTACCAAAGTCCAGCTGTGAAAGTCGCTGTCGCAGACTCCTCCTTCTCCAATCTGGGAAGTTACTTAAATACAAACTTGACTCACTGGTCTCATCTGCCAAGCTTTCCGTTTAATCCGCTCATTTTAAAGCTCTGGGTGCCACTGTCCATCCATATTAATCCAAACAACGTGTCACCTATTCAGAGCGCTGAAAAATATAAAGGTCCGCTTCTATTAATTGCTTCAACAAGTGATGGAACCATTCCTTATACAAACAGTCAATCGATCTACCAGGCAACGGAACAAGGAAATGTCACCTTTGACCTCTTCCATGGGCCTGACCACACCATGGAGTTTGTAGACCAGCCTGCCGCTTATGAAAAAGATGTATTGGACTTCTTTAAAAAGAATAATTTTTAG
- a CDS encoding glycerophosphodiester phosphodiesterase, translating to MTIIYAHRGSNGQCPENTMAAFKQALKEGADGIELDVHLTKDGVPVIIHDETVDRTSNGNGFVKDYTLNSIKQLSMGSWKSHQYRAETIPTLEEFLEWVASTSLLINIELKNNIFAYKGMEKVVLNMVTERGLLKRTVFSSFNHESLYKIHLLNTDAETAPLLAKPLPISPMDYCRELGARGIHPHYRSVNSPLISELHANHLSIRPYTVNLPHFMRLLMEWNSDALITDYPWMAANLKKQLKQS from the coding sequence TTGACCATCATATATGCTCACCGCGGTTCTAATGGACAATGTCCTGAAAATACAATGGCTGCCTTTAAGCAGGCTTTAAAAGAAGGCGCCGATGGAATTGAGCTCGACGTTCATTTAACTAAGGACGGCGTCCCCGTCATCATTCATGATGAGACTGTTGACCGTACAAGCAATGGGAATGGATTTGTAAAGGACTATACGCTTAATTCTATAAAACAGCTCAGTATGGGAAGCTGGAAATCCCATCAATATAGAGCCGAGACCATTCCGACACTTGAAGAGTTCTTAGAATGGGTCGCCTCCACTTCACTGCTTATTAATATAGAACTTAAAAATAATATTTTTGCTTATAAAGGAATGGAAAAAGTCGTGTTGAACATGGTGACAGAGCGCGGGTTGTTGAAACGAACGGTCTTCTCGTCCTTCAACCATGAAAGCCTCTACAAAATTCATTTGCTCAATACGGATGCAGAAACCGCCCCTTTATTGGCAAAGCCGCTTCCGATCTCACCAATGGATTATTGTCGTGAACTCGGTGCCAGGGGCATTCACCCTCATTACCGATCGGTGAACAGTCCGTTGATCAGCGAACTGCACGCCAATCACCTCTCCATTCGGCCTTATACCGTTAACCTTCCCCATTTTATGAGGCTGTTGATGGAATGGAATAGCGACGCCCTTATCACCGATTACCCATGGATGGCTGCCAATCTCAAGAAACAACTGAAACAGTCCTAA
- a CDS encoding MBL fold metallo-hydrolase, translated as MDSFQIAEDVFGIELTTPFAVGPVNVYLIKKEKELLLVDAGVNTETAWQELTKGLQQFGWAPECITAIFLTHHHPDHTGLVSRMPHCPLYAHPKAVPWLTRDEAFFERYEAYFRHKAKEMGVPADLIHYIPAVNDYVKFSGARPIVQTVTPKDRLPHFEDWGIMETLGHAQSHYSLLREADGLFVAGDAILERVTSNALMEPPFQEGEPAPRPLIQYRETLQKSMALPIRQVLPGHGKPFEFTTSLISRKLRGQERRRATILSMISDEGATTFELAKHYFPDVYLSQMDLVLSEIQGHLEWLEADGMIRGKRTEEAVIRYFVNQHVFKKG; from the coding sequence TTGGATAGCTTTCAAATAGCGGAGGATGTCTTTGGGATTGAACTCACTACTCCTTTTGCAGTTGGACCCGTAAATGTTTATTTAATAAAGAAAGAAAAAGAGCTTCTCTTAGTTGATGCGGGTGTGAACACGGAAACGGCCTGGCAGGAGTTGACAAAGGGACTTCAGCAATTTGGCTGGGCACCTGAGTGTATTACCGCCATTTTTTTGACGCATCATCACCCTGATCATACGGGCTTAGTTTCAAGAATGCCGCATTGTCCGCTTTATGCGCATCCTAAAGCGGTGCCTTGGCTCACGAGGGATGAGGCTTTCTTTGAACGCTATGAGGCTTATTTTAGGCATAAAGCAAAAGAAATGGGGGTGCCCGCTGATCTCATTCATTACATTCCTGCCGTCAATGATTATGTCAAATTTAGTGGAGCTAGACCAATTGTTCAAACCGTAACGCCTAAGGATCGCCTTCCTCATTTTGAAGACTGGGGGATTATGGAGACACTTGGCCATGCGCAAAGTCATTATTCTCTATTAAGAGAAGCGGATGGTCTGTTTGTGGCAGGCGATGCCATTCTTGAGAGGGTGACGTCTAATGCCTTGATGGAGCCGCCTTTTCAAGAGGGGGAGCCTGCTCCAAGGCCGCTCATTCAATACCGTGAAACCCTGCAAAAATCGATGGCATTACCCATTAGACAAGTTTTACCTGGTCATGGGAAGCCCTTTGAATTCACGACGTCTCTCATTTCTCGCAAATTAAGGGGGCAGGAGCGCAGGCGAGCCACGATTTTATCCATGATTTCAGATGAAGGTGCCACAACCTTCGAACTCGCCAAACACTATTTTCCAGATGTCTATCTCTCCCAGATGGATCTTGTTTTATCCGAAATACAAGGGCATCTTGAGTGGTTAGAAGCAGATGGGATGATTCGAGGTAAGCGAACAGAAGAAGCGGTTATTCGCTATTTTGTGAACCAACATGTATTTAAAAAGGGTTAA
- a CDS encoding SDR family oxidoreductase, with the protein MKAQRLKGQTAVITGASSGIGRHMARECAADGANVILIARSTDKLERLKKEILMQFSVKVEVHTLDIGNFPAVKDCFETIKLDHPVIDILINNAGFGIFDWFAESKVEDIEEMFRVNVLGLMTVTRMLLPKMLQQGKGHIINIASIAGKLATPKSSVYSATKHAVLGFTNGLRMELAGTGVRVTAVNPGPIETNFFKVADKDGHYVSKVKRWMLDPELVAKRVVATIGTSKREINLPWSMGAGVKLYHLMPGFFERFIGPFINQK; encoded by the coding sequence ATGAAGGCGCAACGTTTAAAAGGACAAACGGCTGTTATAACAGGGGCGTCCAGCGGTATTGGCCGGCATATGGCCCGTGAATGTGCGGCAGATGGGGCTAATGTGATCCTCATTGCCCGCTCGACAGATAAATTGGAGCGTTTAAAGAAGGAAATCTTAATGCAATTTTCTGTTAAGGTAGAGGTACATACGCTTGACATTGGCAATTTTCCCGCTGTGAAGGATTGCTTTGAAACCATTAAACTTGATCATCCTGTGATTGACATTTTGATTAATAATGCCGGTTTTGGCATCTTTGATTGGTTTGCAGAATCGAAAGTAGAGGATATTGAAGAGATGTTTCGTGTTAATGTGCTTGGGTTAATGACGGTAACTCGTATGCTCTTGCCTAAGATGCTTCAACAAGGAAAAGGCCATATTATCAATATAGCTTCTATAGCGGGAAAATTGGCAACGCCCAAATCATCCGTCTACTCCGCAACTAAGCATGCCGTCCTAGGGTTTACCAATGGCCTGCGGATGGAACTTGCTGGAACAGGGGTTCGAGTTACAGCGGTTAATCCAGGTCCTATCGAAACGAACTTTTTTAAAGTAGCTGATAAAGATGGCCATTATGTGAGCAAAGTCAAGCGATGGATGCTCGACCCGGAACTAGTGGCGAAGCGAGTGGTGGCAACGATCGGAACGTCGAAGCGAGAGATAAATCTGCCTTGGTCAATGGGGGCAGGGGTTAAGCTGTATCACTTAATGCCAGGATTCTTTGAACGCTTTATCGGCCCGTTTATCAATCAAAAATAA
- a CDS encoding GNAT family N-acetyltransferase — translation MQTQNLTVHQCTMADYETVKALLYETARWLKEKEMNQWQDITTGARDLKIKAGIEAGETFLFYKEGCLAGTIVLQEKPGEWDLDLWKEKLEDETSSLFIHRIATDRHFGGQGIGAAMLEWAAEYGRKHPTFKWLRLDCVGHNVRLNDFYKSCGFTYVGLSDNGFSLYEKPLI, via the coding sequence ATGCAGACACAGAACTTAACGGTCCATCAATGCACAATGGCAGACTATGAAACGGTTAAAGCGCTTTTGTATGAAACGGCCAGGTGGTTAAAAGAAAAAGAAATGAACCAATGGCAAGACATCACAACAGGAGCTCGCGACCTCAAGATTAAAGCAGGAATTGAAGCCGGTGAAACCTTTCTTTTTTATAAGGAGGGGTGCTTAGCTGGAACAATTGTTCTTCAAGAGAAACCGGGTGAATGGGACCTTGATTTATGGAAGGAAAAATTGGAGGATGAGACTAGTTCCTTATTTATCCACCGGATTGCGACGGACCGCCATTTTGGTGGACAAGGGATAGGCGCTGCCATGCTTGAGTGGGCTGCTGAATACGGACGGAAGCACCCAACGTTTAAGTGGCTCAGGCTCGACTGTGTCGGTCATAATGTTCGATTAAATGATTTTTATAAAAGCTGCGGCTTCACCTATGTTGGTTTATCAGACAATGGCTTCAGCCTATACGAAAAGCCGCTTATATGA
- a CDS encoding DJ-1/PfpI family protein — MAKKVLIVTGDAVEALEVYYPYYRLLEAGVEAVIASPTKKKLQTVIHDFVGWDTYTESKGYMLESHTSFAEVDPTDYDGLIIPGGRAPEYIRLDSNLQNIVAHFFEAEKPVGAICHAVLVLAALKNKAYFEGTTMTAYTACRPDVEGLGATYAEDTLHVEANLVSGHAWPDLPGFMREFLKLLESSK, encoded by the coding sequence TTGGCAAAGAAAGTGCTTATTGTGACGGGGGATGCTGTTGAAGCTTTAGAAGTCTATTATCCTTATTATCGTCTGCTTGAAGCAGGGGTAGAAGCGGTCATCGCCTCACCGACAAAGAAAAAATTACAAACGGTCATCCATGATTTTGTTGGGTGGGATACCTACACGGAGAGCAAAGGATATATGCTCGAATCCCATACCTCTTTTGCGGAAGTTGATCCCACCGACTACGATGGGCTGATCATTCCGGGAGGACGCGCTCCTGAGTACATTCGCCTAGATTCGAATCTGCAAAACATTGTCGCTCATTTTTTTGAGGCAGAGAAGCCCGTTGGAGCCATTTGTCATGCTGTTCTAGTTCTCGCTGCTTTAAAAAATAAGGCTTATTTTGAAGGAACAACCATGACGGCTTATACAGCCTGCCGTCCGGATGTTGAAGGACTGGGAGCTACTTATGCTGAAGACACCCTGCATGTGGAAGCCAATCTCGTTTCTGGTCATGCGTGGCCCGATCTTCCCGGTTTTATGAGAGAATTTCTCAAGCTGCTGGAGAGTTCGAAGTGA
- a CDS encoding VWA-like domain-containing protein: MKWHHAVLTKIKENQEKKVALAIDTSTNETKTSLIQNIIQLFKEVKPDTLLVQADYKLRDVSPINEATLKWYTHGKSSYTDVLEWAEKEQIDVLFYITDVTGYFYENLEVGYQVVWLVPDTYVPKVPFGRTIKVS, from the coding sequence ATGAAGTGGCATCATGCAGTTTTAACCAAAATCAAGGAAAATCAAGAGAAAAAAGTGGCGCTTGCCATTGATACGTCAACGAACGAAACGAAAACCTCGCTTATTCAAAATATCATCCAGTTATTTAAGGAAGTGAAGCCGGACACCCTCCTCGTCCAGGCCGATTATAAATTAAGAGACGTCTCCCCTATTAACGAAGCGACGCTCAAGTGGTATACACACGGGAAATCGTCCTATACAGATGTGCTCGAGTGGGCGGAAAAAGAGCAAATCGATGTCCTCTTTTATATCACGGACGTTACCGGCTACTTTTATGAGAACTTAGAAGTCGGCTATCAAGTAGTCTGGCTTGTCCCGGACACCTATGTTCCCAAAGTCCCTTTTGGCCGAACAATCAAAGTGTCTTAG
- a CDS encoding YolD-like family protein codes for MKRNKLTPGSNLMWESSRMMLPEHREQFLEHRRDLRKNSLPVLDEQEREQLDRALLQAFDTQSNIALTLFNPYQNEVWYGRILALNSRQKQLKFMTEDGEPKWIELHSILELSLQP; via the coding sequence ATGAAACGAAACAAACTGACACCCGGATCTAATCTAATGTGGGAGTCCAGCCGAATGATGCTCCCCGAACACAGGGAACAATTTTTAGAGCACCGCCGTGACTTGAGAAAAAATAGCCTTCCCGTTTTAGATGAACAAGAACGGGAACAATTGGACCGGGCTCTGCTGCAAGCCTTTGATACTCAGTCCAATATTGCCTTAACCCTTTTTAACCCCTATCAGAACGAGGTCTGGTATGGACGCATTTTGGCTTTAAATTCTAGACAAAAGCAATTGAAATTTATGACAGAAGATGGCGAACCTAAATGGATTGAGCTTCACTCTATTTTAGAGCTGTCACTTCAACCGTAA
- the dinB gene encoding DNA polymerase IV — protein sequence MQERIVFLIDMQSFYASVEKADHPEIRDRPVIVSGDPERRSGIILAACPLAKKYGVKTAEALWQAQAKCPQAVIVRPRMQRYIEMSLEITKIFERFTDLVEPYSIDEQFLDVTGSQKLFGPPREIAHKIQNAILKETHVYSRVGIGPNKILAKMACDNFAKKNATGIFQLDQTNLKETLWRLPIHKMFGVGSRMTEHLRRMGIRTIGHLAEFPLERLKKRWGINGEVLWLTANGIDHSRVTVQTHDTQKAIGHHMTLPRDYKTLEEIHVVLLELSEEVARRCRAKNYQGYTLSVGVRGIDFDHPTGFYRQMKLPFPTNFGTDIYKPALDLFKRHWDGLPVRSLGVTLSDLQPADQYQLRLFDSPIKKEKLGKAMDIINAKYGSATLVRAASLLAAGQAFERSKKIGGHYK from the coding sequence GTGCAAGAGCGTATCGTTTTTCTTATTGATATGCAGTCCTTTTATGCCTCCGTTGAAAAGGCCGATCATCCAGAAATTCGCGACCGACCCGTCATTGTATCAGGAGATCCTGAAAGGCGAAGCGGCATCATCCTTGCGGCGTGCCCACTGGCAAAGAAATACGGGGTCAAAACAGCTGAGGCCTTATGGCAGGCCCAAGCTAAATGCCCTCAAGCCGTCATTGTTCGACCGCGCATGCAACGGTATATCGAAATGTCACTCGAAATCACTAAGATTTTTGAACGATTCACAGATTTGGTAGAACCTTATTCCATTGATGAGCAATTTTTAGACGTAACGGGAAGCCAAAAACTTTTTGGCCCTCCACGGGAAATCGCTCACAAAATTCAAAACGCCATTTTGAAGGAGACGCATGTCTATAGCCGGGTGGGAATCGGACCTAACAAAATTTTGGCTAAAATGGCATGCGATAACTTTGCTAAGAAAAATGCAACGGGTATTTTTCAATTAGATCAAACGAATTTAAAGGAAACCTTATGGAGGCTGCCGATTCATAAAATGTTTGGGGTGGGTTCGCGGATGACCGAGCATCTCCGGCGAATGGGGATACGGACGATTGGTCATTTGGCGGAATTCCCATTGGAGCGGCTAAAAAAGCGTTGGGGGATTAATGGAGAGGTCCTTTGGCTGACCGCGAACGGTATTGATCATTCACGAGTAACCGTCCAAACTCATGATACCCAAAAAGCAATTGGCCATCATATGACCCTGCCCCGAGACTATAAAACACTTGAAGAGATTCATGTTGTCTTACTTGAACTGTCTGAAGAGGTCGCCCGTCGCTGCCGAGCAAAAAATTACCAGGGGTACACCCTTTCTGTTGGCGTAAGAGGCATTGACTTCGATCATCCAACAGGCTTTTATCGGCAAATGAAACTGCCCTTTCCAACCAACTTTGGGACCGATATTTACAAACCGGCACTTGATCTTTTTAAACGTCATTGGGACGGTCTGCCCGTTCGAAGCTTAGGTGTGACGCTGTCCGACCTCCAGCCGGCCGATCAATACCAACTCCGGCTGTTTGACTCCCCTATAAAAAAAGAAAAGCTGGGAAAGGCCATGGATATAATCAACGCCAAATACGGCAGTGCCACTTTAGTCCGCGCAGCCTCTCTGCTTGCAGCGGGTCAGGCCTTTGAACGCTCCAAAAAAATTGGCGGACATTATAAATAG
- a CDS encoding spore germination protein has translation MSWMKTLLGLGKGSKKQQDLQSVEKRTPYKGNLDEAIAYIKKILKDNDDLEDRPLRLAGKRASMIFIQTIVEKQQLMYIIQKLQNFHQANAGIPFTRELVTEHVNSVSAKECDTLEEAITNILAGLTVLFIEGEDKIVVLNTISIPKRTPEKPDIETSTRGTQIGLVENGEDNIALIRSRIKDPSLKVKKFTVGKRSCTSVYLCYMDSVANPVAVETAKQRIQAIDVDMVNQSSDVEMRIKDMHYTPFPLTRPTSRVDNISKEIGQGKFAIVVDGDPTAVLAPATLQDFYQTMEDYGRTFWEASFIRWLRVISFIIALLLPSLYVALTEYNPEFLPLTLSLRIAESRAGVPFPAVIEVFMMELIIEILREATLRMPSQMGQTIGIVGGLVIGQATVAAGLVSNILIVIIASTAVASFVPPSYEIAQTWRLCKYFVFLCTCLLGFYGMLLSNIVLLYHVASLKSFGVDYLAPLGGRYFKDWSDTFIRLPLWRLTGRSDSNHPKQDKRADTYKDPLPHPELNKPEEEWND, from the coding sequence ATGAGTTGGATGAAGACCTTATTAGGCTTAGGCAAGGGCTCTAAAAAACAACAGGATCTGCAATCGGTAGAGAAAAGAACGCCTTATAAGGGAAATCTGGATGAGGCGATTGCGTATATAAAAAAAATACTAAAAGATAATGATGATTTGGAAGATCGTCCGCTTAGGCTCGCGGGAAAACGGGCCAGTATGATTTTTATTCAAACGATCGTTGAGAAACAGCAGTTGATGTACATCATTCAAAAATTGCAAAACTTTCATCAGGCTAATGCGGGCATTCCTTTTACCAGAGAGCTTGTGACGGAACATGTGAATTCGGTCAGCGCCAAGGAATGCGATACGTTGGAAGAGGCTATCACGAATATTCTTGCTGGCCTTACCGTTCTTTTTATTGAGGGTGAAGACAAAATTGTTGTCTTAAACACTATTTCAATTCCGAAGCGGACACCGGAGAAGCCAGACATTGAAACCTCCACACGGGGAACGCAAATCGGATTGGTCGAAAATGGTGAAGATAATATCGCGTTAATCCGAAGCCGGATTAAAGACCCCTCTCTTAAAGTGAAAAAATTTACGGTGGGGAAGCGAAGTTGCACGTCTGTTTATCTTTGTTATATGGATAGTGTTGCTAATCCGGTAGCGGTAGAAACGGCGAAACAGCGGATTCAAGCGATTGATGTGGATATGGTCAACCAATCAAGCGATGTGGAAATGCGGATAAAGGATATGCATTATACACCGTTTCCGTTAACCCGACCGACTTCACGGGTTGATAACATCTCAAAAGAAATTGGCCAAGGTAAGTTTGCTATTGTGGTAGACGGAGATCCGACAGCGGTGCTTGCCCCCGCTACTTTACAGGATTTTTATCAAACGATGGAAGACTATGGCCGAACCTTTTGGGAGGCTTCCTTTATCCGTTGGCTGCGTGTTATTTCATTTATCATTGCGCTTTTGCTTCCAAGTCTGTATGTGGCTTTAACCGAGTACAATCCTGAGTTCTTGCCACTGACGTTAAGCTTGCGCATTGCAGAGTCCCGGGCAGGGGTTCCGTTTCCGGCCGTAATTGAGGTTTTCATGATGGAGCTTATTATTGAAATCCTACGCGAGGCAACGCTCCGAATGCCTAGTCAAATGGGTCAAACCATTGGCATTGTTGGCGGTTTAGTTATCGGTCAAGCCACTGTTGCTGCTGGACTTGTCAGCAATATTCTCATTGTCATTATAGCTTCTACCGCCGTTGCGAGTTTCGTGCCGCCAAGCTACGAAATCGCTCAAACATGGCGTCTATGTAAATATTTTGTTTTTTTATGTACCTGTTTGTTAGGGTTTTACGGGATGCTTCTTTCTAATATTGTCCTTCTCTACCATGTGGCTTCCCTGAAATCTTTCGGGGTCGATTATCTGGCACCGCTTGGAGGACGTTATTTTAAGGATTGGAGCGATACGTTTATCCGCCTGCCGCTTTGGAGATTGACGGGGCGATCTGATAGTAATCATCCGAAGCAAGATAAACGAGCTGATACTTACAAGGATCCCCTTCCTCATCCTGAACTGAATAAGCCAGAGGAGGAGTGGAATGACTAA